The following proteins are encoded in a genomic region of Vigna radiata var. radiata cultivar VC1973A unplaced genomic scaffold, Vradiata_ver6 scaffold_7, whole genome shotgun sequence:
- the LOC106753969 gene encoding stomatal closure-related actin-binding protein 3 isoform X1, whose protein sequence is MMQLAKNKLISSRWEGRQMSQTTIFLMTKISPEVEIKMPMEAFPPVSADVSFIYDSFPKYKLGADNQILEEPVEENQGPSLKDVIEQEASNLSDQHKRISVRDLASKFDKNLAAAAKLSNEAKLRDVASLEGHVLLKKLRDALESLRGRFAGRNKEDVEKAISMVEALAVKLTQNEGELIQEKFEVKKLVNFLKQASEDAKKLVNQEKSFACAEIESARSVVLRIGEALEEQEKTSQASKPQDVDGLIEEVQEARRIKLLHQPSKVMAMEYELRALRDQIREKSIFSIKLQKELTMSKRDEENKSRLYMLNGSEALGSYLQVQPCSDEVPHVSKCSIQWYRLSSEGSWREVISGAIKSIYAPDPSDVGRILQVDIVSNGKKLTLTTNPVQPVSGLGSLVESLLRKSNADFNVVISQMNGKDHSSHSTHSFNVGRMRIKLCRGWITKAREIYSPSMQLCGVRSDVSNAAKALFWQARKGLSFVLTFESERERNVAIMVARKYALDCNVVLAGPDDLV, encoded by the exons ATGATGCAGTTAGCGAAAAACAAATTGATTTCAAGTCGTTGGGAGGGGAGACAAATGAGTCAG ACTACAATTTTCCTGATGACAAAGATAAGTCCGGAAGTTGAAATCAAGATGCCAATGGAGGCATTTCCGCCAGTTTCAGCTGACGTGAGCTTTATTTATGATAGTTTTCCAAAGTACAAACTGGGAGCTGATAATCAAATTCTGGAAGAGCCAGTGGAGGAAAACCAAGGTCCTTCATTGAAGGATGTTATTGAACAAGAAGCTTCCAATTTGTCCGACCAACACAAGCGGATCTCAGTCCGGGACCTTGCCAGTAAATTTGACAAGAACCTGGCTGCAGCTGCTAAATTGTCTAATGAg GCAAAACTGAGAGACGTTGCATCTTTGGAGGGACATGTTCTCTTGAAAAAACTCAGAGATGCACTAGAATCTTTAAGAGGTCGTTTTGCAGGAAGAAACAAAGAGGATGTGGAGAAAGCTATATCTATG GTGGAAGCTTTAGCAGTTAAGTTGACTCAAAATGAAGGAGAATTGATCCAAGAGAAGTTTGAAGTGAAGAAGCTAGTAAACTTTCTCAAACAG GCTTCTGAAGATGCTAAGAAGTTAGTTAATCAAGAGAAGTCTTTTGCTTGTGCCGAAATAGAAAGCGCAAGGTCAGTGGTGCTCAGAATTGGGGAGGCTCttgaagaacaagaaaaaacatCCCAAGCTTCTAAACCACAG GATGTGGATGGACTAATAGAAGAGGTTCAAGAGGCTAGAAGAATCAAACTGTTACATCAGCCAAGCAAG GTGATGGCCATGGAATATGAATTACGTGCTCTTAGGGACCAAATTCGAGAGAAATCTATATTTTCAATTAAGCTTCAGAAAGAG CTAACCATGAGCAAGAGGGACGAGGAAAATAAATCTCGCTTATACATGTTAAATGGTTCTGAAGCTTTGGGTTCATATCTTCAAGTCCAGCCTTGCTCAGATGAAGTGCCACATGTTTCTAAATGTTCGATTCAGTGGTATCGCTTGTCATCTGAAGGGAGCTGGAGAGAAGTTATTTCAG GTGCCATCAAATCAATATATGCTCCTGACCCCTCCGATGTAGGGAGAATCTTACAAGTAGATATTGTCTCCAATGGGAAAAAACTTACACTTACAACTAATCCCGTTCAACCTG TTTCAGGACTTGGAAGCCTTGTAGAGTCACTTCTACGAAAATCTAATGCTGATTTTAAT GTAGTTATTTCTCAAATGAATGGAAAAGACCACTCATCTCATTCTACTCATTCATTTAATGTGGGGAGGATGAGGATAAAGCTATGCAGAGGTTGGATTACAAAAGCTAGAGAGATTTACTCCCCATCAATGCAG CTATGTGGAGTTAGAAGTGATGTCAGTAACGCAGCGAAGGCATTGTTTTGGCAAGCTAGAAAAGGTCTCTCATTTGTATTAACCTTTGAatcagagagagaaagaaatgtaGCCATCATGGTTGCCAGGAAATATGCTCTTGATTGCAAT GTGGTGCTTGCTGGGCCAGATGATCTAGTGTAG
- the LOC106753969 gene encoding stomatal closure-related actin-binding protein 3 isoform X2, with the protein MTKISPEVEIKMPMEAFPPVSADVSFIYDSFPKYKLGADNQILEEPVEENQGPSLKDVIEQEASNLSDQHKRISVRDLASKFDKNLAAAAKLSNEAKLRDVASLEGHVLLKKLRDALESLRGRFAGRNKEDVEKAISMVEALAVKLTQNEGELIQEKFEVKKLVNFLKQASEDAKKLVNQEKSFACAEIESARSVVLRIGEALEEQEKTSQASKPQDVDGLIEEVQEARRIKLLHQPSKVMAMEYELRALRDQIREKSIFSIKLQKELTMSKRDEENKSRLYMLNGSEALGSYLQVQPCSDEVPHVSKCSIQWYRLSSEGSWREVISGAIKSIYAPDPSDVGRILQVDIVSNGKKLTLTTNPVQPVSGLGSLVESLLRKSNADFNVVISQMNGKDHSSHSTHSFNVGRMRIKLCRGWITKAREIYSPSMQLCGVRSDVSNAAKALFWQARKGLSFVLTFESERERNVAIMVARKYALDCNVVLAGPDDLV; encoded by the exons ATGACAAAGATAAGTCCGGAAGTTGAAATCAAGATGCCAATGGAGGCATTTCCGCCAGTTTCAGCTGACGTGAGCTTTATTTATGATAGTTTTCCAAAGTACAAACTGGGAGCTGATAATCAAATTCTGGAAGAGCCAGTGGAGGAAAACCAAGGTCCTTCATTGAAGGATGTTATTGAACAAGAAGCTTCCAATTTGTCCGACCAACACAAGCGGATCTCAGTCCGGGACCTTGCCAGTAAATTTGACAAGAACCTGGCTGCAGCTGCTAAATTGTCTAATGAg GCAAAACTGAGAGACGTTGCATCTTTGGAGGGACATGTTCTCTTGAAAAAACTCAGAGATGCACTAGAATCTTTAAGAGGTCGTTTTGCAGGAAGAAACAAAGAGGATGTGGAGAAAGCTATATCTATG GTGGAAGCTTTAGCAGTTAAGTTGACTCAAAATGAAGGAGAATTGATCCAAGAGAAGTTTGAAGTGAAGAAGCTAGTAAACTTTCTCAAACAG GCTTCTGAAGATGCTAAGAAGTTAGTTAATCAAGAGAAGTCTTTTGCTTGTGCCGAAATAGAAAGCGCAAGGTCAGTGGTGCTCAGAATTGGGGAGGCTCttgaagaacaagaaaaaacatCCCAAGCTTCTAAACCACAG GATGTGGATGGACTAATAGAAGAGGTTCAAGAGGCTAGAAGAATCAAACTGTTACATCAGCCAAGCAAG GTGATGGCCATGGAATATGAATTACGTGCTCTTAGGGACCAAATTCGAGAGAAATCTATATTTTCAATTAAGCTTCAGAAAGAG CTAACCATGAGCAAGAGGGACGAGGAAAATAAATCTCGCTTATACATGTTAAATGGTTCTGAAGCTTTGGGTTCATATCTTCAAGTCCAGCCTTGCTCAGATGAAGTGCCACATGTTTCTAAATGTTCGATTCAGTGGTATCGCTTGTCATCTGAAGGGAGCTGGAGAGAAGTTATTTCAG GTGCCATCAAATCAATATATGCTCCTGACCCCTCCGATGTAGGGAGAATCTTACAAGTAGATATTGTCTCCAATGGGAAAAAACTTACACTTACAACTAATCCCGTTCAACCTG TTTCAGGACTTGGAAGCCTTGTAGAGTCACTTCTACGAAAATCTAATGCTGATTTTAAT GTAGTTATTTCTCAAATGAATGGAAAAGACCACTCATCTCATTCTACTCATTCATTTAATGTGGGGAGGATGAGGATAAAGCTATGCAGAGGTTGGATTACAAAAGCTAGAGAGATTTACTCCCCATCAATGCAG CTATGTGGAGTTAGAAGTGATGTCAGTAACGCAGCGAAGGCATTGTTTTGGCAAGCTAGAAAAGGTCTCTCATTTGTATTAACCTTTGAatcagagagagaaagaaatgtaGCCATCATGGTTGCCAGGAAATATGCTCTTGATTGCAAT GTGGTGCTTGCTGGGCCAGATGATCTAGTGTAG